From a single Candidatus Methylacidiphilales bacterium genomic region:
- a CDS encoding F0F1 ATP synthase subunit delta — MKIPRKARASAKRLLQVCRPEGRLDESRVRETVKWLGAEKPRHYLAILQHLARLVAVDEANSTAVIQSPVPLGAAEVGIATALRQRFGERIRIRSEVKPELLGGLRIRVGSDVWDGSLRGRLDTLARTF; from the coding sequence ATGAAGATCCCCCGCAAAGCCCGCGCTTCCGCCAAGCGCCTCCTCCAAGTCTGCCGTCCGGAAGGACGCCTGGATGAGTCGCGTGTGCGTGAAACGGTGAAATGGCTGGGCGCGGAAAAACCCCGCCACTACCTCGCCATCCTCCAGCACCTCGCCCGCCTGGTTGCCGTCGACGAGGCCAATTCCACCGCGGTGATCCAGAGCCCTGTCCCCCTGGGCGCTGCCGAGGTCGGCATCGCCACCGCCCTCCGCCAACGGTTCGGAGAGCGCATCCGCATCCGCTCCGAGGTCAAACCCGAACTCCTCGGCGGACTCCGCATCCGCGTCGGCTCCGACGTCTGGGATGGCTCCCTCCGCGGACGGCTCGACACGCTGGCCAGAACCTTTTAA